From Haloglomus litoreum, the proteins below share one genomic window:
- a CDS encoding DUF7527 domain-containing protein, with the protein MTTRAVAEMREWDRRRYDGGFDGLHDLADREFTGAVEADGAVCFMLRGRVVGVFSLDDEADHGLRPADIEAFEDATGDAYEAPHPALPLLFTMQATGGEERGRYYTEDTPLEEVHERLSSGFTGYVELSENVLSGDYYSVYHGGRAKHAAFVGQSGRLLEDEEAFERACDEVGIYTVTAVDLDITEIPGAEDRASGVGAGTAGAGAAGAAAGAAAGTGGASGKDESVETADGGATVETAEPDSDADTADTADASLDADIPDSDADTADTADASLDADIPDSGPDPSTEGEDGATPGSPDPHETGTESLTRDAITSIDDTTGGETEGIEGGDGTATDDAVTSTDEDEDDEEVATATGTGAGTEAGTEPPSPADGPADDEEIEAAVTAVESPSTDVDGTSDEEADETGGAADRVHEDGESEASAGEAAEDAAALRSALEAREREVERLEDEVDSLETALQSARDERDDLAARVEDLEGRLRELGSGAAAPETAMTPAEALDGTSVFVRYRSKSEPTLDDLRAGVSRESVVGNLQLERHTEFDASTVAVDGREFDAFLDDTQEYQFTRWLVTDLPLEIRDTGSEKVLGDLYGAIPEIDRVEFGATLADDRTFDLVARNRMGEPLVVAALDDSRESTGEEEMAELVRGASAVAEESGSLAGAIAVTGAFFEPAALATVEDATGGSLLSRDKRESYVKLSRSRGFHLCLAEDRDESFYLSVPEL; encoded by the coding sequence ATGACGACCCGCGCGGTCGCCGAGATGCGCGAGTGGGACCGCCGCCGGTACGACGGCGGGTTCGACGGGCTGCACGACCTCGCCGACCGTGAGTTCACGGGCGCCGTCGAGGCCGACGGCGCCGTCTGCTTCATGCTCCGCGGGCGCGTGGTCGGGGTCTTCAGCCTCGACGACGAGGCCGACCATGGCCTCCGGCCCGCCGACATCGAGGCCTTCGAGGACGCCACCGGGGACGCGTACGAGGCGCCCCATCCCGCCCTCCCGCTGCTGTTCACCATGCAGGCCACGGGCGGCGAGGAGCGCGGCCGCTACTACACCGAGGATACGCCGCTGGAGGAGGTCCACGAGCGCCTCTCGAGCGGCTTCACCGGCTACGTCGAGCTCTCGGAGAACGTCCTCTCGGGCGACTACTACTCCGTCTACCACGGCGGGCGTGCGAAGCACGCCGCCTTCGTCGGCCAGTCCGGCCGCCTCCTCGAGGACGAGGAGGCGTTCGAGCGGGCCTGCGACGAGGTCGGCATCTACACCGTCACCGCCGTCGACCTCGACATCACGGAGATCCCCGGCGCCGAGGACCGGGCCAGTGGTGTGGGGGCCGGGACTGCCGGGGCTGGCGCGGCTGGTGCGGCCGCCGGAGCCGCTGCCGGGACCGGTGGAGCCAGCGGCAAGGACGAGAGCGTGGAGACGGCCGATGGTGGGGCCACCGTGGAGACGGCCGAACCGGATTCCGACGCCGACACAGCCGACACAGCCGACGCGAGTCTGGACGCCGACATCCCGGATTCCGACGCCGACACAGCCGACACAGCCGACGCGAGTCTGGACGCCGACATCCCGGATTCCGGTCCCGACCCGTCGACCGAGGGCGAGGACGGCGCGACCCCCGGCTCCCCCGACCCGCACGAGACGGGCACAGAATCGCTCACCCGGGACGCCATCACCTCCATCGACGATACGACCGGTGGCGAGACCGAGGGGATCGAGGGAGGGGACGGGACGGCGACCGACGACGCGGTGACGTCTACGGACGAGGACGAAGACGATGAGGAGGTGGCGACCGCCACCGGGACCGGGGCGGGGACCGAGGCGGGGACGGAGCCACCGTCGCCGGCCGACGGCCCGGCGGACGACGAGGAGATCGAGGCGGCCGTGACTGCCGTCGAGAGTCCGTCGACCGACGTTGACGGGACCAGCGACGAGGAGGCCGACGAGACAGGGGGAGCAGCGGACCGGGTCCACGAGGACGGGGAATCGGAGGCGTCGGCCGGCGAGGCAGCCGAGGACGCAGCAGCACTCCGGAGCGCGCTCGAGGCTCGCGAACGGGAGGTCGAACGTCTGGAGGACGAGGTCGACAGCCTGGAGACGGCGCTCCAGAGCGCCCGGGACGAACGCGACGACCTCGCCGCCCGGGTCGAGGACCTCGAGGGACGGCTCCGCGAACTGGGGTCGGGCGCGGCCGCCCCGGAGACCGCGATGACGCCCGCGGAGGCGCTCGACGGGACCAGCGTCTTCGTCCGCTACCGCTCGAAGAGCGAGCCGACCCTCGATGACCTTCGAGCGGGTGTCAGCCGCGAGAGCGTGGTCGGGAACCTGCAGCTGGAACGCCACACGGAGTTCGACGCAAGCACCGTCGCGGTCGACGGCCGCGAGTTCGATGCCTTCCTCGATGACACCCAGGAGTACCAGTTCACCAGGTGGCTGGTGACCGACCTCCCGCTCGAGATCCGCGATACGGGAAGCGAGAAGGTTCTGGGGGACCTGTACGGGGCGATCCCCGAGATCGACCGCGTGGAGTTCGGCGCGACCCTCGCCGACGATCGGACGTTCGATCTGGTCGCGCGTAACCGGATGGGCGAGCCGCTGGTGGTCGCGGCTCTCGACGACTCGCGGGAGTCGACGGGCGAGGAGGAGATGGCCGAGCTGGTCAGGGGTGCGTCGGCTGTCGCCGAGGAGTCGGGGTCACTGGCGGGCGCCATCGCGGTCACGGGTGCCTTCTTCGAACCGGCGGCGCTCGCCACGGTCGAGGATGCGACTGGCGGGAGTCTGCTGAGCCGGGACAAGCGCGAGAGCTACGTGAAGCTGTCGCGGTCGCGTGGCTTCCACCTCTGTCTCGCCGAGGACCGTGACGAGTCGTTCTATCTCTCGGTACCCGAACTCTGA
- a CDS encoding adenylosuccinate synthase — translation MTVTIVGSQFGDEGKGGIVDVFGERADVVARYQGGDNAGHTVVHEGEEYKLSLVPSGAVRGKIGVLGNGCVVNPATLFDELDALHERGLDPDVRVAERAHVIMPFHRVLDGLEEDVKSEDDIAVGTTGRGIGPTYEDKAGRRGVRIGDLLDPDVLRDRLAYVVPQKRALVEQVYGLDLDALDAEDFGIEVTVPEAFDEDALFERYRAFGERLAEEGMTVNCGAFLARRRAEGEQVMMEGAQGTGIDIDHGSYPYVTSSNPTAGGAAVGTGLGPTVVGQGAVVGIVKAYITRVGTGPLPTELGHVEGQTPPEGGDTSERGQELATYIRDEGGEYGTVTGRPRRVGWLDMPMLRHAATASGFTGLAVNHVDTLAGLETVKVGHTYELDGEELETIPATTEKWAECEAQYREFDGWPEVDWSEVADAGYDAIPENAQEYLGYIAAELDADIYAVGVGPGREDTVVVQDPFDA, via the coding sequence ATGACTGTCACTATCGTCGGTTCGCAGTTCGGCGACGAGGGGAAGGGGGGGATCGTCGACGTCTTCGGCGAGCGAGCGGACGTGGTCGCGCGGTACCAGGGCGGCGACAACGCCGGCCACACCGTCGTCCACGAGGGCGAGGAGTACAAGCTGTCGCTGGTCCCCTCGGGCGCGGTCCGGGGGAAGATCGGCGTCCTGGGCAACGGCTGCGTGGTCAACCCGGCGACGCTGTTCGACGAGCTCGACGCGCTCCACGAGCGCGGCCTCGACCCCGACGTCCGCGTCGCCGAGCGCGCTCACGTCATCATGCCGTTCCATCGCGTCCTCGACGGCCTCGAGGAGGACGTCAAGAGCGAGGACGACATCGCCGTCGGCACCACCGGCCGCGGCATCGGCCCCACGTACGAGGACAAGGCCGGCCGGCGCGGGGTCCGCATCGGCGACCTGCTCGACCCCGATGTGCTCCGTGACCGGCTCGCGTACGTCGTCCCGCAGAAGCGAGCCCTCGTCGAGCAGGTGTACGGCCTGGACCTCGACGCGCTCGACGCCGAGGACTTCGGCATCGAGGTCACGGTCCCGGAGGCGTTCGACGAGGACGCGCTGTTCGAGCGGTACCGCGCGTTCGGCGAGCGCCTCGCCGAGGAGGGGATGACCGTCAACTGTGGCGCCTTCCTCGCGCGCCGTCGCGCCGAGGGTGAGCAGGTGATGATGGAGGGCGCACAGGGCACCGGAATCGACATCGACCACGGGAGCTACCCCTACGTCACCTCCTCCAATCCGACGGCGGGCGGTGCGGCCGTCGGGACGGGACTGGGCCCGACCGTCGTCGGGCAGGGGGCGGTCGTCGGCATCGTCAAGGCGTACATCACGCGCGTCGGGACCGGCCCGCTCCCGACGGAACTCGGCCACGTCGAGGGGCAGACGCCGCCCGAGGGCGGCGACACCTCCGAGCGGGGCCAGGAGCTCGCGACCTATATCCGCGACGAGGGCGGCGAGTACGGCACCGTCACCGGCCGCCCGCGCCGGGTCGGCTGGCTCGATATGCCGATGCTCCGCCACGCCGCCACCGCGAGCGGCTTCACCGGGCTCGCCGTCAACCACGTGGACACGCTCGCCGGCCTGGAGACCGTGAAGGTCGGTCACACGTACGAACTCGACGGTGAGGAGCTGGAGACCATCCCGGCGACGACCGAGAAGTGGGCCGAGTGCGAGGCCCAGTACCGCGAGTTCGACGGCTGGCCGGAGGTCGACTGGAGCGAGGTCGCCGACGCCGGCTACGACGCTATCCCGGAGAACGCCCAGGAGTACCTCGGCTACATCGCCGCCGAACTCGACGCCGACATCTACGCGGTCGGCGTCGGCCCCGGCCGCGAGGACACGGTCGTCGTCCAGGACCCCTTCGACGCCTGA
- a CDS encoding flippase activity-associated protein Agl23: MVAAPDDDAPAPDDGEGDDAGDSEPADDPADGPSASDDGPTTDPAPDPDPEPTPDEGAASPPSTGTAATDPARSARRPVLADYLGTGTERTLRLVLGITVLALVARLVLLGDRVQHFDEARVAWWTLEYQRTSSFSYRYIIHGPFIQHLNTFLFSVLGTTDFATRVVPALVGGLLPATALLFREHLRRSELVALALFLSFNPILLYYSRFSRSTILVAGFCFVAFGFLVRAMDARGAPVETRGGTGRTVADGGTATRTAPTGRSLATLLQLGRTRSPALYVHAAVLCFALAFAAKENALVYLLCWMGASALVADRILSTPGTNGFDRVEAALERFVLHPGYYLGHALLALVILGVVTLFFYAPRGAAAPDSVGLYAVLGQPGQFPALVDATLLDIETGLEYWFGGSAEPGCNKDNLIDGYACYLGRFLESMVLYAGPLFLLSVVGFLADRYTDGRPRALVMFAAFWGFASVLGYPLGTDIYGAWIVVNALLPLAIPAAVGAALLYRWGVDAYREDDGISLLLVFVLALVATGATGYQGATGVYVSPEEGPDSLVQYAQPEGEWRPILGEMQALSAGNPPGEDDVLVHGSYYVDGDSSAVRTPACIKWFKALPLPWYFEKDRMQVTCTNLTADLPPQEELPPVVISRTTNADALQERLGDDYRQETVLMRRGAISTVVFIDGSAPRADIEPPADTREAVRDARADRARLRAERRPAGG; encoded by the coding sequence ATGGTGGCCGCCCCCGACGACGACGCCCCCGCGCCCGACGACGGCGAGGGCGATGACGCCGGCGACTCGGAGCCAGCGGATGACCCCGCCGACGGGCCATCCGCGTCCGACGACGGTCCCACGACGGACCCTGCCCCCGACCCGGACCCGGAGCCGACACCGGACGAGGGCGCGGCGTCCCCGCCCTCCACCGGGACCGCCGCTACCGACCCCGCCCGCTCCGCCCGGCGTCCCGTCCTCGCCGACTACCTCGGCACCGGCACCGAACGCACCCTCCGGCTCGTGCTGGGCATCACGGTCCTCGCGCTGGTCGCGCGGCTCGTCCTGCTCGGCGACCGCGTCCAGCACTTCGACGAGGCCCGGGTCGCCTGGTGGACCCTGGAGTACCAGCGGACCAGCTCGTTCAGCTACCGCTACATCATCCACGGGCCGTTCATCCAGCACCTGAACACGTTCCTGTTCTCGGTGCTCGGGACGACCGACTTTGCGACCCGCGTCGTCCCGGCGCTCGTGGGTGGCCTGCTCCCGGCGACGGCGCTGCTGTTCCGCGAGCACCTCCGCCGGAGCGAACTGGTCGCGCTCGCGCTGTTCCTGAGCTTCAACCCCATCCTCCTGTACTACTCGCGGTTCTCCCGGTCGACCATCCTCGTCGCCGGGTTCTGCTTCGTCGCGTTCGGCTTCCTCGTCCGCGCGATGGACGCCCGCGGTGCCCCGGTGGAGACGCGGGGCGGCACCGGGCGCACGGTGGCCGACGGCGGGACGGCCACCCGGACCGCCCCGACCGGCCGGTCGCTGGCGACCCTCCTCCAGCTCGGCCGGACCCGATCGCCCGCGCTGTACGTCCACGCCGCAGTCCTCTGCTTCGCGCTGGCGTTCGCCGCGAAGGAGAACGCCCTGGTCTACCTCCTCTGCTGGATGGGCGCGAGCGCGCTCGTCGCCGACCGCATCCTCTCGACGCCCGGGACGAACGGCTTCGACCGGGTCGAGGCGGCACTCGAGCGGTTCGTCCTCCACCCGGGCTACTACCTCGGCCACGCGCTCCTCGCGCTGGTCATCCTCGGGGTCGTGACGCTGTTCTTCTACGCGCCCCGCGGCGCCGCGGCCCCGGACAGCGTCGGCCTGTACGCGGTCCTCGGCCAGCCGGGGCAGTTCCCGGCGCTCGTCGACGCGACGCTGCTCGACATAGAGACCGGGCTGGAGTACTGGTTCGGCGGGAGCGCGGAACCGGGCTGCAACAAGGACAACCTCATCGACGGCTACGCCTGCTACCTCGGGCGCTTCCTGGAGTCGATGGTGCTGTACGCGGGCCCGCTGTTCCTCCTCTCGGTCGTGGGTTTCCTCGCGGACCGCTACACGGACGGCCGTCCCCGTGCGCTGGTGATGTTCGCCGCGTTCTGGGGTTTCGCCTCCGTCCTGGGCTACCCGCTCGGGACCGACATCTACGGCGCGTGGATCGTCGTGAACGCGCTGCTCCCGCTCGCCATCCCCGCGGCGGTCGGGGCGGCGCTGCTGTACCGCTGGGGCGTCGACGCCTACCGCGAGGACGACGGCATCAGCCTCCTGCTCGTGTTCGTCCTAGCGCTGGTCGCGACCGGCGCGACCGGCTACCAGGGCGCGACGGGCGTCTACGTCAGCCCGGAGGAGGGGCCGGACTCGCTGGTCCAGTACGCCCAGCCCGAGGGCGAGTGGCGACCCATCCTCGGGGAGATGCAGGCGCTCTCGGCCGGCAACCCGCCCGGCGAGGACGACGTGCTCGTCCACGGCTCCTACTACGTCGACGGCGACAGCTCCGCGGTCCGGACGCCCGCCTGCATCAAGTGGTTCAAGGCGCTGCCGTTGCCGTGGTACTTCGAGAAGGACCGGATGCAGGTCACCTGCACCAACCTGACGGCCGACCTCCCGCCACAGGAGGAGCTGCCGCCGGTCGTCATCTCCCGGACTACCAACGCCGACGCCCTCCAGGAGCGGCTCGGCGACGACTACCGGCAGGAGACCGTGCTGATGCGTCGTGGCGCCATCTCGACGGTCGTCTTCATCGACGGGTCCGCGCCCCGCGCGGACATCGAGCCGCCCGCGGACACGCGTGAGGCGGTGCGCGACGCCCGCGCCGACCGTGCGCGGCTGCGGGCCGAACGCCGGCCTGCCGGCGGGTAG
- a CDS encoding 5-(carboxyamino)imidazole ribonucleotide synthase: MTDSDGIDARTLAAPGPTLGVVGGGQLGRMLGEAAGPLGVELVVSDPTPDCPARSVVRDQVVGDFDDYETLLALGERADVLTFEIELADPDTLDRVAEETGTPVHPAPDTLRTIQDKYVQKEALVEQGIPVPAYRQVDGAEDLLAAGEDLGWPLMLKAREGGYDGRGNVPVSGPDDVEAAMADIAGPAMAEEMLDFERELAVMGVRGADERDTFPVTETIHREEILRESISPARADDGVRARAREVAHEVLDVMDGRGAFGIELFQVDPDAHDGEAILVNEIAPRPHNSGHWTIEGCHASQFENHVRAVLGWPLGSTDRRAPTANANLLGDVDENRPAELRGVDEVLRADGAALHWYCKREARPLRKLGHVTQVGSEGDDIGDLLERVRGLRDATTFRPDRE; encoded by the coding sequence ATGACCGATTCCGACGGTATCGACGCGCGGACGCTCGCCGCGCCCGGGCCGACGCTGGGCGTGGTCGGCGGCGGCCAACTGGGGCGGATGCTGGGCGAGGCCGCGGGCCCGCTCGGCGTCGAACTCGTCGTCTCGGACCCGACGCCGGACTGCCCCGCCCGTTCCGTGGTCCGCGACCAGGTCGTCGGCGACTTCGACGACTACGAGACGCTCCTGGCGCTGGGGGAGCGCGCCGACGTGCTCACCTTCGAGATCGAACTCGCGGACCCCGACACGCTGGACCGGGTCGCCGAGGAGACCGGTACGCCCGTCCACCCGGCGCCCGACACCCTCCGCACCATCCAGGACAAGTACGTCCAGAAGGAGGCGCTGGTCGAGCAGGGCATCCCCGTCCCGGCCTACCGGCAGGTCGACGGCGCGGAGGACCTCCTGGCGGCCGGCGAGGACCTGGGGTGGCCGCTGATGCTGAAGGCCCGCGAGGGCGGGTACGACGGGCGCGGGAACGTCCCCGTCTCCGGCCCGGACGATGTCGAGGCCGCGATGGCCGACATCGCCGGCCCGGCGATGGCCGAGGAGATGCTCGACTTCGAGCGGGAACTGGCCGTGATGGGCGTGCGTGGCGCCGACGAGCGCGACACCTTCCCCGTCACCGAGACGATCCACCGCGAGGAGATTCTCCGCGAGAGCATCTCCCCGGCGCGGGCCGACGACGGCGTCCGCGCCCGGGCCCGGGAGGTCGCCCACGAGGTGCTCGACGTGATGGACGGGCGCGGCGCGTTCGGCATCGAGCTGTTCCAGGTCGACCCCGACGCCCACGACGGCGAGGCCATCCTCGTCAACGAGATCGCTCCGCGGCCGCACAACTCCGGCCACTGGACCATCGAGGGCTGTCACGCCTCCCAGTTCGAGAACCACGTCCGCGCGGTGCTGGGCTGGCCGCTCGGGTCGACTGACCGCCGCGCACCGACGGCGAACGCGAACCTGCTCGGCGACGTGGACGAGAACCGGCCGGCCGAACTGCGCGGCGTGGACGAGGTGCTGCGCGCGGACGGCGCGGCGCTGCACTGGTACTGCAAACGCGAGGCGCGACCGCTGCGCAAACTGGGACACGTCACGCAGGTCGGCTCAGAAGGGGACGATATCGGTGACCTGCTGGAGCGCGTGCGGGGGCTGCGCGACGCGACGACGTTCCGACCCGACAGGGAGTAG
- a CDS encoding quinone oxidoreductase family protein, with translation MRAIQIAEFGDADELELVEQDVPEPGDGQVRIEVEAAGINFADIMQRRGHYHGGPQPPYTPGMEVAGVVDAVGDGVGREVGDRVVSMVNGGGYADYAIADAMGLMDIPGDMSFEEAAGFPVQYLTAHNCLFEWGGLEEGDSVLIHAAAGGVGTAAVQLASNAGAEVFGTASTQEKLDKAAALGCDHPINYTEEDFVEVAKAETDYGLDMVLDGIGSDTTERSVDALKEFGTLVVYGAASGRPGEPSTDKLLFGNITVEGYHLGRAIERKPMKVMGAVPELTEMLGDGTLEVQVGETFDLEDAAEAHQYIEDRKSSGKVVLTP, from the coding sequence ATGCGAGCAATCCAGATCGCGGAGTTCGGCGACGCGGACGAACTCGAACTCGTCGAGCAGGACGTCCCCGAGCCGGGCGACGGACAGGTCCGGATCGAGGTGGAGGCCGCCGGCATCAACTTCGCGGACATCATGCAGCGCCGCGGTCACTACCACGGCGGCCCGCAGCCGCCCTACACGCCCGGGATGGAGGTCGCGGGCGTCGTCGACGCCGTCGGCGACGGCGTGGGCCGCGAGGTCGGCGACCGCGTCGTCTCGATGGTCAACGGCGGCGGCTACGCCGACTACGCCATCGCCGATGCGATGGGCCTGATGGACATCCCCGGCGACATGAGCTTCGAGGAGGCCGCCGGCTTCCCGGTCCAGTACCTCACGGCCCACAACTGCCTGTTCGAGTGGGGTGGGCTGGAGGAGGGCGACTCGGTCCTCATCCACGCCGCCGCGGGCGGCGTCGGCACCGCGGCCGTCCAGCTGGCCAGTAACGCCGGCGCCGAGGTGTTCGGCACGGCCTCGACCCAGGAGAAGCTCGACAAGGCGGCCGCCCTGGGCTGTGACCACCCCATCAACTACACCGAGGAGGACTTCGTCGAGGTGGCGAAGGCCGAGACGGACTACGGCCTGGACATGGTGCTGGACGGCATCGGGAGCGACACCACCGAGCGCTCCGTGGACGCGCTCAAGGAGTTCGGCACGCTCGTCGTCTACGGCGCCGCCTCCGGCCGGCCGGGCGAGCCGTCGACGGACAAGCTCCTCTTCGGCAACATCACCGTCGAGGGCTACCACCTCGGCCGCGCCATCGAGCGCAAGCCGATGAAGGTGATGGGCGCGGTGCCCGAGCTGACGGAGATGCTGGGCGACGGGACGCTGGAGGTCCAGGTCGGCGAGACGTTCGACCTGGAGGACGCCGCCGAGGCCCACCAGTACATCGAGGACCGCAAGTCCTCAGGGAAGGTCGTTCTGACGCCGTAG
- a CDS encoding FAD-binding oxidoreductase has translation MSYDCEFLTDLLPDEQVSFGESDRGSHAADWGAEEAGRGVTPDAVVWPESTEDVSTVLAAANDRGVPVTPYAAGTSLEGNAVPQFKGISMDVTRMNDVLDVRPGDFQIDVQPGVMGSKVNETVESEGMFFPPMPSSANISTIGGMIVNDASGQKTVKYGEVGDWVLELEAVLADGTVIEAGSKAVKTSAGYNLKDLLVGSEGTLGVVTRATLELEGIPEQIRGGRAVFDDLEDATNAIYDAVRSGVDVAKIELIDSLAAEMSNRYLDTGLPDKPMVFLEFHANHGVQEEIDFCETIFESHDVSLFDMSEDDERMAELWKARTELAFAVQSYDPDLRPIHPGDITVPISKYPDIIRYAKELGAEHDIMVPVFGHAGDGNVHYSVMVDPEDEEMVETGEEIYAAVVKRAIEMGGTCTGEHGIGFGKREYLELEHGEGAVEAMRRIKGALDPKDTLNPGKIFPETIEEGGRVRLAADDD, from the coding sequence ATGTCGTACGACTGCGAGTTCCTCACGGACCTGCTGCCCGACGAGCAGGTCTCCTTCGGGGAGTCCGACCGCGGGAGCCACGCCGCCGACTGGGGTGCCGAGGAGGCCGGCCGCGGGGTCACGCCGGACGCCGTCGTCTGGCCCGAATCCACCGAGGACGTGAGCACCGTCCTCGCGGCCGCCAACGACCGGGGCGTCCCGGTGACGCCGTACGCCGCCGGCACCTCGCTGGAGGGCAACGCCGTCCCGCAGTTCAAGGGCATCTCGATGGACGTGACCCGGATGAACGACGTCCTCGACGTGCGTCCCGGTGACTTCCAGATCGACGTCCAGCCCGGCGTGATGGGCTCGAAGGTGAACGAGACCGTCGAATCCGAGGGGATGTTCTTCCCGCCGATGCCGTCCTCCGCGAACATCTCCACCATCGGCGGGATGATCGTCAACGACGCCTCGGGACAGAAGACGGTGAAGTACGGCGAGGTGGGCGACTGGGTGCTGGAACTGGAGGCCGTCCTCGCGGACGGGACCGTCATCGAGGCGGGCTCGAAGGCCGTCAAGACGAGCGCCGGCTACAACCTGAAGGACCTGCTGGTCGGCAGCGAGGGGACGCTGGGGGTCGTCACGCGCGCGACGCTCGAACTGGAGGGCATCCCCGAGCAGATCCGCGGCGGCCGCGCCGTCTTCGACGACCTCGAGGACGCGACGAACGCCATCTACGACGCCGTCCGCTCGGGTGTCGACGTGGCCAAGATCGAACTCATCGACTCGCTCGCAGCCGAGATGTCGAACCGCTACCTCGATACGGGCCTGCCGGACAAGCCGATGGTGTTCCTCGAGTTCCACGCCAACCACGGCGTCCAGGAGGAGATCGACTTCTGCGAGACCATCTTCGAGAGCCACGACGTCTCCCTGTTCGACATGAGCGAGGACGACGAGCGGATGGCCGAACTGTGGAAGGCCCGCACGGAACTCGCCTTCGCCGTCCAGAGCTACGACCCCGACCTGCGGCCCATCCACCCCGGCGACATCACCGTCCCCATCTCGAAGTACCCCGACATCATCCGGTACGCGAAGGAGCTGGGCGCGGAACACGACATCATGGTCCCAGTCTTCGGCCACGCCGGCGACGGCAACGTCCACTACTCCGTGATGGTCGACCCCGAGGACGAGGAGATGGTCGAGACCGGTGAGGAGATCTACGCCGCCGTCGTGAAGCGGGCCATCGAGATGGGCGGCACCTGCACCGGCGAGCACGGCATCGGCTTCGGCAAGCGCGAGTACCTCGAACTCGAGCACGGCGAGGGGGCCGTCGAGGCGATGCGCCGCATCAAGGGCGCGCTCGACCCGAAGGACACGCTCAACCCCGGGAAGATCTTCCCCGAGACCATCGAGGAGGGCGGTCGGGTGCGGCTCGCGGCCGACGACGACTGA
- a CDS encoding DUF5800 family protein: MTVLSFDEKGADVVYEGTEFRLEADLIEEATQKSYPDVTDHEVLQLIEADPALSGEPRRVKDILS, encoded by the coding sequence ATGACTGTTCTATCCTTCGACGAGAAGGGCGCCGACGTGGTCTACGAGGGGACGGAGTTCCGGCTGGAGGCCGACCTCATCGAGGAGGCCACCCAGAAGAGCTACCCCGACGTGACCGACCACGAGGTCCTCCAGCTCATCGAGGCGGACCCGGCGCTGTCGGGCGAGCCGCGACGCGTGAAGGACATCCTCTCCTGA